Within the Acidipropionibacterium acidipropionici genome, the region GTCGGCTATGCCGAGAAACTGGGGATCGCGGTCTCCCCGAAGTGGGACCGCGGCGACGTGGTGCTGGAACTGCACGAGCACCTGTCGGAGCGGACGACCGTCGGGCCCACCTTCTTCTGCGATTTCCCCGCCGACGTCTCCCCCCTGACCCGTCAGCACCGCGACGACCCCCGGCTCGCCGAGAAATGGGACCTCATCGTGCTGGGCGACGAGGTGGCCACCGCCTACACCGAACTGGTGGATCCGGTGATCCAGCGGGAGCGGTTCACCGCCCAGTCGTTGCGGGCCGCCGGAGGCGATCCGGAGGCGATGGAGCTCGATGAGGACTTCCTGGAGGCCCTGGAGTACGCCATGCCTCCGACCGGCGGCATGGGGATGGGCCTGGACCGGCTCGTGATGCTGCTCACCGGGGCCTCGATCCGCCAGACGATCACCTTCCCGCTGGTGCGGCCGCGGAGCTCCTCGTGAGCGGATGGGTGACGCGCCGGTTCGGCGGCCGGGACGTCGAGGTGAGGGTGCACCACGGCGCAGGACCGGCCGTGCTCCTGATGTCGGGTGCCGGCCAGCCGGGCGAGTACTGGCGCCCGGTGGTCGAGCAGCTGGGGGACCGGCTGGTGATCAGTTACGACCGGCCGGGCATGGGCGCGACGCCGTGGCCCGGGCAGCTGCCGAGTCTGGCCGAGGAAGTGGCCACCGGCACCGGCCTGGCCGAGGAGTTCGGGCCGGTGATCCTGGTGGGTCATTCGATGGCCGCATTCCACGCCGAGGCCCTGGTGCGCGAGCGTCCCGGTGCGGTCCTGGGCCTGGTGCTCGTCGACCCCTCGGTGGAGTGGCTCACCGCACCGCCGGCCCGCCCGGGGACCGGTGCGGCCCGCACCGTGAGCAGGATCGCCGGATTCGGGCTGGCCGGGCTGGGCCGGATCGGCGCCGGCCTGGCGACACTGACCCAGAGCAGCTGGACGCTGCCGCGGATCCGTCGGTACCTCAGCATCGAGAGGCTCCGCCAGATCTACGGGCAGCCCGACTCCCTGGCGATGGTGACCGCCGAGCTGATGGCCTACCGGAGCCAGGCCTGGGACCTCATGGCGGTGCGCGATCACCATCGGTGGCCGGGCACCCCCACCATCGTGCTGTCGGCCGAGAGGTCGGGGGCCGAGCAGGAGAACGGCCGCCAGGAGCGCCTGGCCCGGATGCTGGGCGCCCGGCTGTGGATGGTCGAGCGGTCGCACCACCTCATGATGCTCGACGATCCGGCGACGATCGCCCGGGCGGTCCGGCGGCTCGGTTGAACTCCGGTGACCCGACCGGTGAGGATGCCGCAGGTGCCCGACTCCACTACACTGGCCGAGGTTCGTCGCCCTCGGGCGGGGGATTCGGGGCGTAGCGTAGTGGCTAGCGCGCCTGCTTTGGGAGCAGGAGACCGCGGGTTCGAGTCCCGTCGCCCCGACGTCAGGCCGGGCGGCCGGTACCGCGGTGGACCTCGAGGCTGAGGCCCCGCGCAGCGGCGATGGTCCTCGAGCCGTTGCGGGGCCTGAGAGGGCCGATATGACGACGGGGGCACTTCCATGTACCATTCATCGGGTCCCCACCGGGACACGCGGATGTAGCTCAATGGTAGAGCCCCAGTCTTCCAAACTGGCTACGCGGGTTCGATTCCCGTCATCCGCTCCACGGCGGTTCCGCACCACCCTCACAGCATCCTGGGTTGGTGGCGCGACGGCCCGGTCGCTAAGATTGCACGGCGTGTGTCTCCGCCGGGATGGGCGGCGACTGTACCCGGATTATCAGGAGAACTTCGTGCCCAACACCCTGGAGCAGCTCAGCAGCAATCGTGTGAAGCTCACAGTCGAGATGCCGTTCGACGAGCTGAAGCCCAGCCTTGACAAGGCCTACAAGGACATCGCCGCGCAGGTCAATGTCCCCGGATTCCGCAAGGGCAAGGTGCCGGCACCCGTCATCGATCAGCGTGTCGGCCGCGGCGCCGTCCTCCAGGAGGCCATCAACGACGCCCTCCCGCAGGCCTACAGCAAGGCCGTCACCGAGAACAAGATCGTCCCGCTCGGCCAGCCCGACATCGAGGTGACCAAGCTCGAGGACAACAAGAACGACGTCACCGTCGAGTTCACCGCCGAGGTCGACATCCGCCCCGACTTCGACCTGCCCGAGATCTCCGAGATCTCCGTGGAGGTCCCCGACGTCGAGGTCCCCGACGAGGACGTCGACGAGCGCGTGGAGACCCTGCGTCAGCGCTTCGCCACGAACACCGACGTGGACCGCGCCGCCGCCGAGGGCGACGTTGTCACCCTGGACCTCAAGGGCACTCAGAACGGCGAGGAGCTCGAGGACGCCACCGCCGAGGGGATCACCTACAAGCTCGGCTCCGGCGGCATGCTGGACGGCCTCGACGAGGCCGTCACCGGGCTGTCGGTCGGGGAGTCCAAGACCTTCGAGTCGACCCTGCTGGGCGGCGCCCACCGCGACGAGAAGGCCGACATCACCGTCACCGTCGCGAAGGTCTCCGAGCAGGAGCTGCCGGCCGTCGACGACGAGTTCGCGCAGCTGGTCAGCCAGTTCGACACCGTCGACGAGATGCGTGCCGACCTGCGAGGCTCCATGGAGAACATGGCCCGCCTCGACCAGGCCGCCGATGCCCGCGACAAGGTGCTCGAGGCCGTCATCGGCAAGATCGACATCGAGCTGCCGAGCAAGCTCGTCGATGCCGAGCTGGAGGCGCGCCGCGATCAGGTGAACCAGCAGCTCGCCCAGGCCGGCCTCACCGTCGAGCAGTACCTCGAGGACTCCCAGGAGGAGGCGGAGGACGCCGACGAGTTCTGGACCGAGATCGAGAAGCGCTCCCTGGACGCCCTCAAGGCCCAGATCGTGCTCGACAAGATGGCTGACGACGACGAGATCGGCGTCGAGCAGAACGAGCTCACCGAGCTCATCGTGCGCAAGGCCCAGCAGAACGGCACCACGCCGGAGCAGGAGGCCCAGCACATGATGGAGCACAACCACCTGCCCGAGTGGATGGAGGAGATCCGCCGCGGCAAGGCGCTGGCCTCGCTGGTGGCGCAGGCCACCGTCAAGAACGCCTCCGGTGAGGTGCTGGAGCTCGACCGCATCCAGGCCGACGGCTCGATCGCCGCCGAGGCCACCGAGGCTCCCGAGGCCGAGGCCGAGGCCGAGGACGCCGAGGAGGCCCCCGCCGAGGCCGAGAAGGCCTGACCGCCTCGGGTCGTGCCGCGAATGGTCGGTCGCATCTGGCAGGATCGTTGACGGCACGCCCCACGACGCCGACGAATCAGGACCGGCGCTCACAGGTGCGATGCTTGTGCAGCGCCGGTTCGTCATATCCGGCGCCTGATCAGGTCAGTGCTGGGGAGGTAGTTCATGAAGCCGCGGACCCACGACGACTCCGCAGACGATCCGAAGGCGGACCGCACCGAGGGCGAGGAACCCGCCCAGGGCGGCGGGAGACGCCGTCGAGAGCGCGCGGAGCGTCGCCCCAGGGTGCGGACCCCCCGTGAGAACCCCACTGAGAAGCTGAAACGGGTGCGCGACGGTGTCCGCGGCCAGTTGTCGATGGCACGGGCCGTGGAGCGCGGCGACGTCGAGTGGATCGACGAGAACGGCGACGGCATACCGGACCGGCCGGCCACCTCGTCCGAATCGTCGTCCGATCCGGCACCCCGTACGCAGAAGCCCGTCGAGCCGCAGGCGGCGGATTCCGCCGAGCCGGCGTCCGAGCCCGACCGCCCCGACAGCGAGAGCAGGCGACGGGCCCCTGTAGGCCTGCCGCGGTTCACCGTGGCGGTGCTCACCATCGGCGGCTCCTGGCTGGCCTTCAGCCTCCTCCACGAGCTGTCCTCGGTCCTGGCGCCGCTGTTCTTCGCGCTCAACATGCTCATCACCGCCTACCCGATCCACGCGGTCCTGGTGCGCCACCGCTGCCCCAAGGTGCTGGCGGCGCTGGTCACCGGCCTCACCGTCATCGTGATGCTGGCGGGCTTCCTGGGCGGGATCATCTGGTCGGTGGCCGCGATGGTCACCCAGATGCAGAAATACGTCCCCCAGATGAACTCCCTCTACCGCCAGCTCATCGAACAGCTGTCGCGATTCGGACTGGGGGAGGACGCGATCCTCGAGCGGGTCAAGAGCATCAACCCGCAGCAGATCCTCTCGGTCGCCACCTCCGTCCTCTCGGACACCACCAGCGTCGTCACCATGGTCGTGGTCATCATCACCGGGATGATCTTCATGATGATGGACACCCCGCAGATCGCCGAGCGCCTGGAACTCGCCGGGGCCGTCAAGCCCGGGGTGGCCCGGTCGCTGTCGGCCTTCGCCAGCGGGATCCGCAAGTACTGGCTGGTGACCACCGTCTTCGGCATCATCGTGGCCCTGCTGGACTGGGCGGTCCTGCTGGCGCTCGGGGTGCCCCTGGCAGGGGTGTGGGCGCTGTTCAGCTTCCTCACCAACTACATCCCGAATGTCGGCTTCGTCCTCGGCCTGGTGCCGCCGGCCCTGCTGGGGCTCTTCGACAAGGGCTGGGTGACCGCCGTCATCGTGGTGGTGGCCTACTCGGTGCTGAACTTCGCCGTCCAGTCGATCATCCAGCCGAAGTTCGCCGGCGACGCGG harbors:
- a CDS encoding alpha/beta fold hydrolase, which produces MSGWVTRRFGGRDVEVRVHHGAGPAVLLMSGAGQPGEYWRPVVEQLGDRLVISYDRPGMGATPWPGQLPSLAEEVATGTGLAEEFGPVILVGHSMAAFHAEALVRERPGAVLGLVLVDPSVEWLTAPPARPGTGAARTVSRIAGFGLAGLGRIGAGLATLTQSSWTLPRIRRYLSIERLRQIYGQPDSLAMVTAELMAYRSQAWDLMAVRDHHRWPGTPTIVLSAERSGAEQENGRQERLARMLGARLWMVERSHHLMMLDDPATIARAVRRLG
- the tig gene encoding trigger factor, with the protein product MPNTLEQLSSNRVKLTVEMPFDELKPSLDKAYKDIAAQVNVPGFRKGKVPAPVIDQRVGRGAVLQEAINDALPQAYSKAVTENKIVPLGQPDIEVTKLEDNKNDVTVEFTAEVDIRPDFDLPEISEISVEVPDVEVPDEDVDERVETLRQRFATNTDVDRAAAEGDVVTLDLKGTQNGEELEDATAEGITYKLGSGGMLDGLDEAVTGLSVGESKTFESTLLGGAHRDEKADITVTVAKVSEQELPAVDDEFAQLVSQFDTVDEMRADLRGSMENMARLDQAADARDKVLEAVIGKIDIELPSKLVDAELEARRDQVNQQLAQAGLTVEQYLEDSQEEAEDADEFWTEIEKRSLDALKAQIVLDKMADDDEIGVEQNELTELIVRKAQQNGTTPEQEAQHMMEHNHLPEWMEEIRRGKALASLVAQATVKNASGEVLELDRIQADGSIAAEATEAPEAEAEAEDAEEAPAEAEKA
- a CDS encoding AI-2E family transporter; translated protein: MARAVERGDVEWIDENGDGIPDRPATSSESSSDPAPRTQKPVEPQAADSAEPASEPDRPDSESRRRAPVGLPRFTVAVLTIGGSWLAFSLLHELSSVLAPLFFALNMLITAYPIHAVLVRHRCPKVLAALVTGLTVIVMLAGFLGGIIWSVAAMVTQMQKYVPQMNSLYRQLIEQLSRFGLGEDAILERVKSINPQQILSVATSVLSDTTSVVTMVVVIITGMIFMMMDTPQIAERLELAGAVKPGVARSLSAFASGIRKYWLVTTVFGIIVALLDWAVLLALGVPLAGVWALFSFLTNYIPNVGFVLGLVPPALLGLFDKGWVTAVIVVVAYSVLNFAVQSIIQPKFAGDAVGLTPTLSFISLLLWGWVFGALGTLIALPCSLLVKALLIDADPGARWINALISSRPQDARPPDPPDR